In Sus scrofa isolate TJ Tabasco breed Duroc chromosome 12, Sscrofa11.1, whole genome shotgun sequence, the DNA window atggcaatgctggatcctttaacccactgaggaaggccaggaatcgaacccgagtcctcatggatgctcatggATGctctcggattcattaaccgctgagccacaacaggaactcctagcctgcTTCTGAGGAAAGGTTCTTACCAAGATTTTAAAAGGCTTCCAAGGTATCAACTCGGATGAAATCACATCTCCTTGTACCTTATCTGTATTACTATATTAATATTACCAATTATTacattacctttttaaaaatggacttaCATACTGAATCTCACATTGAGCTAAAAAAGTGCCTTTTAACAAGATTTTCAACAGAATTTTGAATGGGTtagaaagggaaggaaacaggTGATGCTATAATCCCACTGACTGAGTCAAACTTTTACTCAGCTGGATAAAGTTCTTATGTCAATATGaagttccatataaatattaaattaataaatgccaAGGATAATATTTGTGAATCACTTGTGATTAACTGGTAATGCAAAAGAAACATAATAGACCATAATAACCAGCAGTAATTCACAAATACACAAAATAGATTCCAACgctgaaaataatcaaattttcTGGCTGagattatttatcattttctttcagtttaggATCATGGGGAAGAGGTACTCAGACAACTGTGCGTCTAAGCTGATTATTTTAAACAagtgagtaaataaaaataacctgcCATTCCCATTCTACATTCTTCCCAAGTGTTAAGAAAAATGACACTGGAAGACTTCAAAGTGATGAAATTAAAAAGTTCGCATTTTGATAATActttaattttctactttatggCATTATTTACTCCATAAAAATCCATATTATCCATAGTGACAGTATTAAATCTGACTTTAGCTTCTCTTAACATACTGACAcgattattttcaaataaaggatCTTACCTTGTAGTCAGAGATATCAGGAAAATAATCGGATGTCAGTtccaaaagctaaaaaaagaagaaaacctcaTCAATACCCAAGCCCTGTGGTTCCTTTCCTTCTACTCCTGAGAAAGCAAAACAGGCAGTGTTGGGTGCCCCCTAGACACTCTAGGGGCCCTACTGCGAGCCTATGGCAAAATGGGGGTTCCAGTAGGAAAGGTTTATTGGGGTTTTGGGTGGTTTTTTGGATGATATGTgggaccccccccttttttttttttttgctttttaaggctgcacctgcggcatatgaaggttcctaggctgagtctaataggagctacagctgccagccgacgccacagccacagcaatgctagacccaagccatgtctgcaacctacaccacagctcaaggcaacgctggatccttaacccgctgagcaaggtcagggaccgagcCTGGAACCTCACatttcccagtcagattcgcttcctctgcgccacgatgggaactcctgtgggacGTTTTTTTTACTGAGCACTTCTATGTTCCAGACACCAGGCTGATCCACTATTATTCATTTGGGAAACAATTCCTGGgcacctactacatgccaggtaagagaatatgaaaaatatgctCCAGGGAGGGTTTTTataaatatgacaaaattatGAATTACAGTTTAATAAGtctgttaaattttattaatataatttataaattctattaaattataaatataaatgtaatctGATGTGCTGATGAGTAAGTTTATCTGGAAGGGGAGATAATCTTTTTTGCTGTAATTGCTATTGTTTTaaactgtaccttttttttttttttttttctggctttcctggggctgctgctgcagcatatggaggttcccaggctaggggtctaatcagagctacagctgccggcctacgccagagccacagcaacacggatccaagccgctctgtgacctacaccacagctcacagcttcaccggatccttaacccactgagcaaggtcaaggatcgaaccctcaacctcatggttcctagtcagattcgttaaccactgagccacaatggggccTCCTAAACTGTACCTTAAATGCAATCTTATCTCCAACTTGAGGGGCAGCTGCTAACAGCGGTAAGAGACTGTAGTCCCTCTTCCGTGTCTCGACGGGATTCTGAAAAACAGATTCTCGATGTGATTTGTTACTGGTGAGAAGAATGTGAACCCACCACATCAACTCCAGACGCACTATGTGTGGGAAGGGGGAGAGGTAAACCCACAATAAATAAGACTAACCTGGATAATCGTAGAGGAGTTTGTCACCATTTCATTCAACTGCTGTTGCTTCTGATACTCAGCATTTCTATTTAAAACACAGGGACCGGCGGGCCCCCGGCCTCGACCTCGCCCCGCATCCCCCGACCCCTCGCCCCTTCCAAGAAAGAAGGtcctctcctctgccccagcctcTTCCCATACTGGTGGGGACAGTCACGTTGGGAGGAGGACCAAGGGCCTGCCTGCCACCAGGGGCATTTGGAATCTGCGACGATGGCCCTGGGCACGCTCTTCCCGTCAAGAAGCCTCCAGGCTTTAAGGACTCCGCCGCACACTCGCGGGCGTTCTTGGCCCTCACGCACGGGTCATCGGACTCTGAACTTGAGTCGGAACTAGACGAGGATGTGCCGGTGGTCTTGCCCTTGATGGGCGCAGAGGTACAGCCAGCTTTTGCCGTCACTTTGTTTGCAGCTGTGGTTTGCACAGAGGGTCCTTCCTTTGACGCCTCGGTCGACGTTTTCCCCGAGGAACGTCGCACCTCCGAGATGACATTGCTGAGACCATCACTGGTGGATTCGCCAGAGGACTCGGACTCTGAGGAGGAAGCGGGACTATCTTTTGTTCGAAGGCTTGCGCCActtttccttttggctttcaCCAGGCTGTTTCTAGCAGGAGGACCTTTTGGGGACGTGCCCTTCTGGATGGGCCACTCTTTCACCGACTGTGCTTTAGGAGCCTTGGGCGTCTTTGCCTGTTTTTTGTATTCacgtttctcctttttctttgagGATTTTCTTTCGGTCTCTCCGTCGTCGTCGTCGTTGTCATCATCCATGACACTACACGtagttttatttctcctcttgttTTTTTGACTCCCACTCTGATCTGTGACAGCTTTTGGTTCCAGGTCCAAGTTCTTCTCACTGTTGATGTTCTCGTGCCTCTTCCAGGGCTTCTTTGAATTTCTGCAATCGAGTTCGGTTTCTTCATCCTCCTCCGACTTAAATGCCCGCTTCTTGGCTTTTCTAGGTACTAAAGGAGTACTATCACCATTACTAACTGCTACAGGACTGTCAGCAACTCCTCTCTCTTCTAATTTAACTCTATCaaaagaacaagagagagaaaacttcAGTAGGCAATTCGTAAGAGGGCTCCAGGATGTAGCTATAAACTAAGATTACTGAAAACTGTCACTGtcatcaattaattaaaaaaaaccaaattaaaaagtaaaaaaagttttaaaatctaaaaaattaaaaaggacaaaaggctctctctctctctctttttttttttttttttttttttgtcttttctagggccacacccgcagcatatggaggttcccaggctaggggtcgaataggagctatagccactggcctatgccacaaccacagcaatgccacatctaaaccatgtctgtgacctacaccacaggtcacagcaacaccggatccttaacccactgagcaaggccagggatcgaacctgcaacctcgtggttcctagttggattcgttaaccactgagccatgacgggaattccccacaaaattctctttttaacaAAATGGCCCATATGGCATCACTTATGGTCAACTTTCAGATGACTAGTTTTACATACTGATCATCTGCTGCATCCTAAACATTTTCTATAGATCTTCTCTAATCTGAATACCACCACGAAGTGGTGAACATCactctttcatttaaaaacaggtcacagagttaccgtcgtggctcagtggttaacgaatccaactaggaaccatgaggttgcgggttcgatccctggccttgctcagtgggttaaggatccggcgtggctgtgagctgtagtgtaggttgcagacgaggctcagatcctgcgttgttgtggctctggtgtaggctggcagctacagctctgattagacccttagcctggaaacctccatgtgccacaggagcggccctagaaaaggcaaaaagacaaaaataaaataaaataaataaaataaaataaaataaaaacagatcacaaggagtccccttgtggctcagcggaaatgaatccaactagcacccatgaggacacaggtttgatctctggcctcgctcagtgggctgaggatccggtattgcagtgagctgtggtgtaggtcacagacatggctcaaatctcatgttgctgtagctgtggtataggctggcagctgtaactccaattcaacccctagcctgggaacctctatatgtggtcctaaaaaagcaaaacacaaaaacaaaaacaaattatacaactcaacagcaacccaaatgaaaaccaacaacccaaatgaaaaatgggcaaacaacctgaatagaggagttcccattgtggcgcagcagaaacaactccGACAATGAGGATAGACCACTCTGGATGAGTCTGTGAGGGTGATATTAACATTTGAACTTGTACACTATATAAAGCAGATGGCCTTTGTGAGCAGATGGTCCCAATGTGAGTAGGCTTTGCCCAATCCATTGACCGCCTGAATAGAATGAAAGATGGAATAAGAGGGAACTCGTGATCcctgactgttttttttttttttttttttttccgtcttttgtctttttgtcttttgttgttgttgttgttgctatttcttgggccgctcctatggcatatggaggttcccaggctaggggttgaatcagagctgtagccaccggcctacgccagagccacagcaacgcaggatccgagccgcgtctgtaacctacaccacagctcacggcaacgccggatcgttaacccactgagcaagggcagggaccgaacccgcaacctcatggttcctagtcggattcgttaaccactgcgccacgacgggaactccccctgactGTCTTTAAGCTGGGACATCAGTAGTGCTTCTCTTGCCTTCAGACTAGGACTCAGACTGAAACACACCATCAACTCTCCCAGTTCTCAGCGCTTGCACTGGGGCTGGAGCTTTATCAGCAGCCTCCCCTCGTCTCCAGCCTGCCGACTGCAGACCCTGGGACCTCACAGCCTCTATAATCTCATGAgccaattctttataataaatctcgTATCTATAGCTATAGCCATAgctatgtatgtatctatattgTCTCCTAtgacttctgtttctctggagaagcctAATACACAATTCATCCAAAATTACTTCACTACAGTAAAGGAATTCTCTTCCTCCATGAGCTGACAATGGCAATTCTAATAGGTACAGCCCAATGACAGAAAGTGAGGGAGTGTTCCTGGTGTCAAGCACACAGAGGGTGCTTAAAAAAATGCCTGCTAAAAACATACACTGTTCTTTCAATACATTTACATCCAGTTGCATCTTTCATCAAGTTTCTTTTACAGGGAAAGATGTAGACaatcatatttgaaaataaagtacAACTGGTGAATAAGAAAATCTATTATCggcattctttaaattttttaaggtatAATAATCCTATAGCTTCATCTCAGTGTGatagttgaaaaaaatctttaattattCTTCAGaatgcacaaacacacagacacatgcaaaTCGAGGCAAAATAAAAGCTACCAATATGAGGAAtaagatggagagagaaataaaacactgaaagaacagggatttaaattataaaaacacatCACCCCCCATTCTCGAATGTGGACGTGGGCATCTAGCAGCAAGGAAGTAATTCTTAAACTGGCAAAAGCTGGTTTGGCATGCTCTGATTCTAAGAACTACTAAGGAATTTCTAGAATATGGaactttccttaatttttttttcttgctttttaaattatttttttattattttatttattttttttatttttatttttattttttttgtctttttgcctttcttgggccgctcccgcggcatatggaggttcccaggctaggggtcgaatcggagctgtagctgccagcctacaccacagccacagcaacgcgggatccgagccgcgtctgcaacctacaccacagctcacagccacgctggatcgttaacccactgagcaagggcagggatcgaacccgccacctcatggttcctagtcggattcattaaccactgcgccatgatgggaactcctaaattatttattttttagccataccacagcatgtggaagttcctgggccagagatgaaattcaagccacagctgtgacctacatcacagcagcagcaacactggatccttagcccactgtgtgctggaccagggattgaacctgcactgctgcagagacaacatcagatccttaacccactgcaccacagcaggaactccttattttttcattttttaaaattttactgaagtgtagtcaatttacaatattgtggtaatttctgctgtacaataaagtgatccagttatacatatacacatacacatatccttcatttttcagagttttttcccacataggttatcacagaatattgaatagagctCCCGATGCAGCAGGTCCCTGTGGGCCAGTCATTTCACATaccacagtgtacatatgccaatcccaaactcccaatccatcccttcccttccttaacattcttttttttcttttttctttttttttttttttttttttgtctttttgccatttcttgggccactcccgcagcatatggaggttcccaggctagggtcaaatcggagctgcagccaccagcctacgccagagccacagcaacatgggatccaagccgtgtctgcaacctacaccacagctcacagcaacgccaggtccttaacccactgagcaaggccagggatccaacccgaaacctcctggttcctagtcagattcgttaaccactgagccacgacgggcactcccttccttaacattcttttttttttttttttttttttttttttttttattttcccactgtacagcaagggggtcaggttatccttacatgtatacattacaattacattttttcccccaccctttgttctgttgcaacatgagtatctagacaaagttctcaatgctattcagcaggatctccttgtaaatctattctaagttgtgtctgataagaaCATTCTTGATTAATTTGTTTTCACTTGTAGCAATGCTACGATTCAAGTTTCTATTCTGAGATGCTCAATTAGAGCCAAACTTTCCATCACACTTTGAAAATGACAGCAAGACCTTCTGTTCAGCCACTGTGGGCTGTTAATTCACTGGAACACCACACGtgctgcctgtggtgtaggcaggaccTGTGGCTTTCAGAAGGGTCTGCAACACCATCATGCTTTCAAACGCAGCTCTTGGCATCATCTCACCCGCTTCTGCAGACCGTGGATCTGTGGATACTGGACGTATGATTGCTGCAGCCTTGCTATCGGCTATTCCTGAAGAGACTAATTTCAGTTTGGGACATATTAAGATTGAGAAACAAAAGGCCATCTGCAGAACAAGGATCAGGCAACCTGGGCCTGCTCAGGTACCATTCTTTTCGGGGTGGACAGTTTCCCTGGCAATGCTCCTTGTTTTTCCATTTGGATCACTGTCTTTTTACAAACAAAGGTGACTCTAGCCATTCTTTCGCAACGAAAAGTGAAATTAACTGTACAATTAGCAATGAAACAGATTTGATTCCAAGAAAGTTTTCAGACTCTCCACTGTCCATTCAAACTCTTTACAGGACAAACTGGGTAGTATTATCAAAATGCAAGGTATTCCCTTTACATTTGCGATTTTGCTTCTAGGATTCTATCAGACAGAGATACAGACATGCTTATCTTCACTGCCtggcacacacacccccacaccccattGCCTGCCAAGGCCAAAGTGATTGTCTGGattcaaatgcttcttctgcctttcgttacattttaaaaatatcgtTACCTCATCCTTTCTTGTCAGTAAAAACAGAGGTTATGATAACAATTAtagaactcggagttcccatcgtggcgcagtgttaacgaacccgataggaatcatgaggttgcgggtttggtccctggccttgctcagtgggttaaggatccagcgtcgccatgagctgtggtgtaggttgtagacgaggctcggatcccacgttgctgtggctctggcataggccggcggctacagctccgatatgacccctagcctgggaacctccatatgccatgggagtggccctagaaaaggcaaaaagacaaaaaataataataataaataaaataaaataattacagaacTCAAATGAGCTTTCATATTCAGTTAGAGCAGTGCTGGGCTCAGAGCAAGTGCTTTCCAATGTTagctctaatttttattaatactATGATTAATCCTCTGAGGGCAGGAGGTGGTGGGTTTTCAGTGAACTTGCACCATCAGATGGAGGTGAAATTCAACTAAGAGCTCGAAAGCAGGGATCTGAGATCTCTTTGGGTCCCATCTGTTCCCTgcagcctccctcctgcctggctgCTGCTCTCAGCGCCCTGCATTACCAGCTTCAGAGAATTAAGTTCTTTGACCAAGGGCACACAGTTAATGAGCACAGAGCCTGGATTCGAACCCAGGGCTCTGACTCCAGGCCCTGAGCTCTTAATCACTCTGCTCTCTTACCTTTCATACAATATTGAACAAAGTAGCTCATATATTGTTGACATAAATACAGACCTATACAACTATTCTAGTGGCCAGTTTGACAGTAcccatcaaattttaaaatttgacgAGGGTGTGCCCCTTCCAGGAATGTACCTACTGAATCACTGCCAAGTACACAAAGATACACAAGTATGTTACAGGGAAAATCAGACAACTGATGCCAaggtctgaatgtttgtgcccccctacattcctatgttgaaattctaacccccACAATGTGacggtattaggaggtggggccagTAAGATGTGATTTGTTCATAAGGTGGCGCTCTTGTGAATGGGATcagtgctcttataaaagagacccccaGGGCTCCCTAGGCCTCTTCCTCCATGTAAGGATACAGGGAGAAAGTGCCacctatgaaccaggaagcaagCCCTCACCAGACAGTGAATCTGCTGGCACCCCAATCTCGGACTCCCCAGCCTctaactgtgagaaacaaatttttgttgtttataagctacccagtttatggtatttttattatagtaggCCAATCAAGCTATGATAACAACCTAAAGTATCCATTAATAAAGGGCTGGTTAAATGGATATGGTTGTACAAAGGAATACTATATGGCACTGAAAAAGAATGAGGCACATCATGGTTAGAACTCCCTGGAGGTCTagtggcattttcactgctgtagcttcagttcaatccctggtcagggaactgagatcccacatcaagccactgcacaccacagcctaaacaagtaaataataaaaagaacgaTGTATGTCACATATTATACATACTAAAATGAAAGATACCCAAGACACATTAGGTTAAAAAGTAAGATTCCGGACAAAGTCTATGTTACAAtgacatgtgtcttttcaaagtataggagttcctgttgtggcacagctgaaacgaatctgactacgatccgtgaggatgcaggttcaagccctgcctcactcagtgggttaaggatccagtattgttgtgagctatggtgcaggtcacagttgtggctcagatctggtgttgctgtggctgtggttcaggccggcggctacagctccaattcgacccctagcctgggaacctccatatgccgggtgtgtggcttttaaaagcaaaaaaaaaagtataactatATATGTTTGTACATGTATAGAAAAGACACCCCAAATTTAATGATGATACTTCTGGAGAGTGGGACATGGAAAGAGtacatgagaaaagaaataatttcaacttttgtttttggctttttagggccacacgcaggccatatggaggtttccaggctaggggtcaaactggagctgtagctgccagcctataccacagccacagcaaggccagttccgagccacatctgggccCTATAccacaacaatggatccttaacccactgagcaaggctagggaatcgaatctgcgtcctcatggatactagccagattcgtttccactgagccacaatgggaattccccactGTGAACTATTTTCaagttgttgtttgtttgttttgtttttgccacagtcacagcatgaggaagtttctgggccagggatcaaacctgcaccacagcagtgatccaagccacagcagtgacaacactggagccttaacccactgagccaccagggaactcatgaaGTATAACTCTTTTTCTAAACAGCAagccttctttttgtttgttttaataaaagaacaggagagttcctgtcgtggtgcagcagaaacaaatccgactaggaaccatgaggttgtgggtttgatccctgacctcgcttagtgggttaaggatccagtgttgccatgagctgtggtgtaggtctcagacatggctcggatcccacgttgctgtggctccagcataggccagcggctacagctccaattcgacccctagcctgggaacctccatatgccatgggtgcggccctaaaaggacaaaaagaccaaaaattaattaattaattaatcaaaaaataaaagaacaggaaaggacGACTAACGCTCCAGAATGAAAGCAGCCCAGGCCTACCTGCCATTGGTCTCTATTTACCCACGGGCATTGGACAAACATGCTGCTCAGTATGAGAGAGAAGAGCTCTCAGTATTTTATATCCCAAAACCATCAGCCGGCTATGAAACGAGGCTTAATGTCAAGAGACCCAGAGCTGCACAAAGATCAGCAGTCTCAACGGCAAGGACCTGCTTTGGCACGTGAGGTTTCAGGAAACCCAATGtgcccccagcctggctcagacACTGTCTTCTTCATGCCCAGTTCCAGCCTCACAGACATTTCAGAGGGGGCTGGCTGACTATCCAAGGAGCTACTGATCACAGCAATGTGCAAGGAGAACTCGAATGTTCCGTGTCAAAGAATCACTATTAAATGCCACAGCATTAAGAGCGAAAGAGGAGAGAAGGCACTTTGTCTCCTCACAGAAGGGCTCACTCTACCTGGTCCTTCTCCAAACCAGGTGCTGCGCCCAGGCCTCTGTGACGCTCTCTTCAGGGGGTGCCATGGACTAAACTGTGTCCCCTCACAATGTGTATGTGGAGCCCCAACCCGCAGTACCTGTGACTATGACAGGGCCTTGGAAGAGATAATACAGTGAGGACAAGGCTGTGAGAGTGAGCCCTTatccagtctgactggtgtcctcaGGAGAGAGAAAATCTGGACACACAGAGACACCAGGTCATGTGTCTTTCTGTGAGGACAGAGAAAAGGCCACGTGAGAACCCAGGAAGAAGGGAGACAGATGTCTGTgagccaaggaaagaggcctcagGAAAAAAACTGCATCTGCCAACatcttggtcttggacttccagcctccagaaatgtgagaggGAAATTTCGGTCGCCTAAGCCAGCCCATCGGTGGTAtgctgttacagcagccctagcaaacgaACTCTGGGGCTCCAGACAAACAGGAGCACTTCCTCCTCCCAGGAGAGTTGGAGACGGCCTTCAGGAGCTCCCTGTCTGTCGGCAGcctgggagcagaggaaggaagattCTGGAGGCTCAAGACAAGGGGCTGTGAAGAAGCGGCTGTGACAGACACACAAGTGTGAAGACGCCCCTCGAGAGAGTCCTCTCAGCACTCTTGGCAATCCCGACAAGTCCTTTTGAAGGTCCAACtcttctcttgggagttccctctgtggtgcaacaggatcagcggcagGTCTGcaacaccaggatgcaggttcaatcccagccggCGTaggggtgggttaaggatccagcgttgccacttgCCAAATCCCAGCAagtgtggctgggatttgatccctgacctaggagctccatgtgccacagaacaGCCTCAAAAGAccacaagcaaacaaacaaacaaacaaactctccTCTCCTCACCAAGCCAGGGTAGCTTTTGCCTCCACAACCACACTGGGCCACCCAACatttcctactcatccttcaaggtACTGCTAGATTCCCTGACCATCTGTGTGTCACGAAGATCTCTCCTTTCTCAACCATCTTCCCCACTAGCAGCAAAACCTGGTTTAATTATGCAGTGTCCATACGACACAAGAAGATAGCATACGGAAACACAACACTGGTTCTTTCGATCTATTCCAACAATGTTAAGtactttccagagaaaagagtGTTTTCCTTCCGTAGCTCTGAAGAAGAGTGAGTCTGTCGGGAAGACAGTGAGTGGCTGGGGACACCAAaccacaaaaacacacaaaacttcCAAGTGCAACCTCTCCTAAGACTTGCCCTTACTGAAGCCAGTTGCACGGGTATTTCTTGACATATGCAAGTTTGCATTTTGGTGTTCAGGAGGAATTCTGCCTGCCATTATgctgtatttatttcttataacaGCCTTCAAGGTGTGCTTTTGACATCATTAATCATAAAGAGTGTCATGTCTAGAGGATTCATGAATTGAAGTGTAACTGCAGCTGGTTATTGGTAAGTCATTAATTCACTAGGCAGGAGATCAGAAAGTAAACAGGAGACATTGCAGTCCTTACAACTGTAATATTTAAAGAGCCCCTGAACTGCAGAGGGAATGAAAACCTATTCCACAGGGaactagaaggaaaaagaactttTTGAAACTTGGACTACTTCAAATTGTCACTGGAAACACCTAAACATTATTAGACAATCATAGTGtacctgattttaaaagaaagatacaCACATAGACTCAAAGATGTAGtaattatttgaaatgaaattcCCTGATGTTCTGAAGAAATCTTAGGAATCTGAACATGCTCTGGGGAAAGGAATACGCAGCCTTTAACATAGGGAGGAAATAGCCTGGTTCACAGCTCTAGAATTTTTTTCACGTAGCTGAAGCTTTAAAAACAACCCTGAATAAATCAATCCAAGATTTGAATCCGAACTGAAATGATCGTGTCTCACCATTTTATTGAGACAAACCAATCACACGCAGGCAGTTTATACCACAGCTGCTCCTTGATACTCATCTCAGTgtcatttttaacaaatttccAGAGGCATATTTAAAACGATTTTGACCCAAAAGGGTCCCAAACACCTATTTAAGGGAACCCAGGTAAGACCCAGAATGACACACAACCAgtctgcgggggggggggggggtgtatcGCGTGAGCACTGAGGTTGGACGAGCCGC includes these proteins:
- the COIL gene encoding LOW QUALITY PROTEIN: coilin (The sequence of the model RefSeq protein was modified relative to this genomic sequence to represent the inferred CDS: inserted 2 bases in 1 codon; substituted 1 base at 1 genomic stop codon) produces the protein MAASETVRLRLQFDYPPPATPHCTSFWLLIDLNRCRFVTDLISLIRQRFGFSSGALLGLYLDGGLLPPAESARLVRDNDSLRVKLEERGVADSPVAVSNGDSTPLVPRKAKKRAFKSEEDEETELDCRNSKKPWKRHENINSEKNLDLEPKAVTDQSGSQKNKRRNKTTCSVMDDDNDDDDGETERKSSKKKEKREYKKQAKTPKAPKAQSVKEWPIQKGTSPKGPPARNSLVKAKRKSGASLRTKDSPASSSESESSGESTSDGLSNVISEVRRSSGKTSTEASKEGPSVQTTAANKVTAKAGCTSAPIKGKTTGTSSSSSDSSSESDDPCVRAKNARECAAESLKPGGFLTGRACPGPSSQIPNAPGGRQALGPPPNVTVPTSMGRGWGRGEDLLSWKGXEGSGDAGRGRGRGPAGPCVLNRNAEYQKQQQLNEMVTNSSTIIQNPVETRKRDYSLLPLLAAAPQVGDKIAFKLLELTSDYFPDISDYKEGKILSHNPETQQVDIEILSSLPAMKEPGKFDLVYHNENGAEVVEYAVTQEKRITVFWRELIDPRLIIESPSNTXSVEPA